In Haliscomenobacter hydrossis DSM 1100, the DNA window AGGCCAACGCATAGCCATAGCGTTGGCAGGAAGAAAAGTATCCATTTCTTCATTTTGATAAATTTTTGTGCTATACCACGTGCTGGGTATAAAGTCGCTTTTGATAAAATATACTCATTATGCCTAAAATTACAACAGGCTGTCTTTAGATAAGGCAAAAAATCGATTTTGTACTCAAGTTGACGGAAAATAGCCAGCCTGCATTAACAAAAATCGTAAGTGCAGATATTTTTTTTATTGAATAAGGGATTAAATTTATGTTTACCAGTAACCTCTTGAGGGTATTCACCGTATAGCCATTCCAAATACGCTAACGCATGAAAAAAAATTATCTCCTTGGACTCCTGCTGATTTGCAGCACTGTCTGGCTCAAAGCTCAAGACAGTACCGAAACAATCGCCCCTGATCGCCCGGGCTTTGGCGACGCAGTATCGATTGTACCACTCAAGAATCTGCAGGTGGAAACCGGGTTTTGGTACGAAGAAGACAAAGCAACACCCGTCACCGTTCGGGGCATTGGATTAAATTCTACTTTGTTGCGCTACGGAATTGGTGAAAAAGTAGAATTGCGCTTTGATTACAACCTTTGGCAAAACCGCACATCATCCAGTGCCGAGCCGAATGATGCTGAACAGGTCGAAACTGGCTTTTTTCCCCTGCGCTTTGGGATGAAAGCATTGTTGATCGAAAATAAATCCTGGATACCTACGGTTACCTTTATTGGTATGTTGGGCTTGCCACGTATCGCGACGGATGCTTTCCAGCCTGCTTATTTGAGCCCGGATTTACAATTGTCTTTTGCCAATCCCATCAATGATTGGTTGACGATTTGTTACAACCTGGGTGCAAGTTGGGATGGAGACAACCCCAATCCGGAGAATTATTATGCCCTTTCTACCGAGTTCTCTTTTTCCAATAAAATAGGCGCTTACCTGCAAGGCCATGGCGCTTTTCAGAGAACCAATCTGGGTGGGGGCAAGGTCTCTACGACCCAACAGACTTATGCAGAAGCTGGGGTGATGTATTATCCCAAGGCTAACATCCAGGTGGATTTATCTGGCGGCATTAGGGCCTCGGAATACGACAGAGCGTGGATTTTTTATGGAGCAGACCGGAGCTATTACTTTTTGACGGCGGGTTTGTCTTGGCGATTTCCGAGGTAGGGAATGAATTGCGAAAACGGCCACCGAGCGAAACAGAAGCACCGTTTTCGTAATTGCCTCTTATCTTTGTCAATCTCTTCACCCAATGAACCGCTAGTGGAAATTTTTATCATCATCATTTTTAATTTAATCAACGGCATTTTTGCCCTTTCTGAAATTGCGCTGGTTTCAGTCAAAAAACAACGCATGGTTCAGCTGACCGAGGCGGGGAACCTGCGTGCCCGCAAGGTGTTGCAATTGCTCAAAAAACCGGAAGACTTTTTG includes these proteins:
- a CDS encoding transporter produces the protein MKKNYLLGLLLICSTVWLKAQDSTETIAPDRPGFGDAVSIVPLKNLQVETGFWYEEDKATPVTVRGIGLNSTLLRYGIGEKVELRFDYNLWQNRTSSSAEPNDAEQVETGFFPLRFGMKALLIENKSWIPTVTFIGMLGLPRIATDAFQPAYLSPDLQLSFANPINDWLTICYNLGASWDGDNPNPENYYALSTEFSFSNKIGAYLQGHGAFQRTNLGGGKVSTTQQTYAEAGVMYYPKANIQVDLSGGIRASEYDRAWIFYGADRSYYFLTAGLSWRFPR